The proteins below are encoded in one region of Pseudonocardia sp. DSM 110487:
- the yjfF gene encoding galactofuranose ABC transporter, permease protein YjfF, with translation MTALAERTRVARRLPTRFLPVAATFALFVLMFAGGSLRYESFASGQVLLNLLIDNSFLVVLAVGMTFVILTGGIDLSVGSVVALSTMVAAALLRAGWPPVVVMLMVLAGGAIFGLAMGAVIHYLEIQPFIVTLAGMFLARGLCYVIDLQSISITDPMFRTIAQTAVPLGDDLFLSPSALVALVVVAVAAYVLHMTRFGRTVYAVGGNQQSAMLMGLRVAQARVGVYVISGACSALAGLLFTYYMLSGYSLHAVGMELDAIAAVVIGGTLLTGGSGFVLGSVLGVLVLGTIQTILSFEGTLSSWWSRIVIGLLLLVFVVLQRMLARRSAS, from the coding sequence GTGACCGCGCTCGCGGAACGCACCCGGGTCGCACGGCGCCTTCCCACCCGCTTCCTCCCGGTGGCGGCCACGTTCGCGCTGTTCGTGCTCATGTTCGCCGGGGGCAGCCTCCGGTACGAGTCGTTCGCCTCCGGCCAGGTCCTGCTCAACCTGCTGATCGACAACTCGTTCCTGGTCGTGCTCGCCGTCGGGATGACGTTCGTGATCCTCACCGGGGGCATCGACCTCTCGGTCGGGTCGGTCGTCGCGCTGTCCACGATGGTGGCGGCGGCCCTGCTGCGCGCCGGCTGGCCGCCGGTGGTCGTGATGCTCATGGTCCTCGCGGGCGGGGCGATCTTCGGGCTCGCGATGGGCGCGGTGATCCACTACCTGGAGATCCAGCCGTTCATCGTCACGCTCGCCGGGATGTTCCTGGCGCGCGGCCTGTGCTACGTGATCGACCTCCAGTCGATCTCGATCACCGACCCGATGTTCCGGACGATCGCGCAGACCGCGGTCCCGCTGGGCGACGACCTGTTCCTGAGCCCGAGCGCCCTCGTCGCGCTCGTCGTGGTCGCGGTGGCGGCCTACGTCCTGCACATGACCCGGTTCGGACGCACGGTCTACGCCGTCGGCGGCAACCAGCAGTCGGCGATGCTGATGGGGTTGCGCGTGGCGCAGGCCCGGGTGGGCGTCTACGTGATCAGCGGGGCCTGCTCCGCGCTCGCCGGGCTGCTCTTCACCTACTACATGCTCTCGGGCTACAGCCTGCACGCCGTGGGGATGGAGCTCGACGCGATCGCCGCCGTCGTCATCGGGGGCACGCTGCTCACCGGCGGGTCCGGGTTCGTGCTCGGTTCCGTGCTCGGCGTGCTCGTCCTGGGCACGATCCAGACGATCCTGTCGTTCGAGGGGACCCTCAGCTCCTGGTGGTCCCGGATCGTGATCGGGCTCCTGCTGCTGGTCTTCGTGGTGCTGCAGCGGATGCTGGCGAGGCGGAGCGCGAGTTAG
- a CDS encoding ABC transporter permease codes for MREFLRKPIWPLVALLLLNLAVTPSFFAVRVQDGRLYGSLVDILHNGAPLALTALGMTLVIATRGIDLSVGAVVAISGAVACTWIAGSPDPAGPGAAIAGIGLALGLAVALGAWNGFLVARLGIQPIIATLVLMTAGRGLAQLVTDGQIITVNNGFFSGIGGSALLTVPVTVIMAAAVYALVALVTRRTALGTLVEAVGINPEASRLAGVRSRTIVWMVYVFAALCAAVAGLMISANVHAADANNAGLWLELDAILAVVIGGTSLAGGRYSIAGTLLGALTIQTLTTTIYSVGIPPEVSLVFKAVVVILVFLAQAPKVRALLGRRRRREGASPPPAAPPAAPVEAAPAETTATETTGTSR; via the coding sequence CAGGACGGCAGGCTCTACGGGAGTCTGGTCGACATCCTGCACAACGGGGCGCCGCTGGCGCTCACCGCGCTCGGGATGACGCTGGTGATCGCCACCCGCGGGATCGACCTGTCGGTCGGCGCCGTGGTCGCGATATCCGGGGCCGTCGCCTGCACGTGGATCGCGGGCAGCCCCGACCCCGCGGGTCCCGGTGCCGCGATCGCCGGCATCGGGCTGGCCCTCGGGCTCGCGGTGGCGCTCGGGGCGTGGAACGGGTTCCTCGTCGCCCGTCTCGGCATCCAACCGATCATCGCGACGCTCGTCCTGATGACGGCCGGTCGCGGGCTCGCCCAGCTGGTGACCGACGGGCAGATCATCACCGTCAACAACGGCTTCTTCTCCGGCATCGGCGGGAGTGCCCTGCTCACCGTGCCGGTGACGGTGATCATGGCCGCCGCGGTGTACGCGCTGGTCGCGCTCGTGACCCGGCGCACAGCGCTCGGCACGCTCGTGGAGGCCGTCGGCATCAACCCGGAAGCCAGCCGGCTCGCCGGGGTGCGGTCGCGCACCATCGTGTGGATGGTCTACGTCTTCGCCGCGCTGTGCGCCGCCGTGGCCGGACTGATGATCAGCGCGAACGTCCACGCCGCGGACGCCAACAACGCGGGTCTGTGGCTGGAGCTGGACGCGATCCTCGCCGTAGTCATCGGGGGCACGTCGCTCGCGGGCGGACGCTACTCGATCGCGGGCACCCTGCTCGGCGCGCTCACCATCCAGACGCTCACCACCACGATCTACTCGGTCGGCATCCCGCCGGAGGTCTCCCTCGTGTTCAAGGCGGTCGTCGTGATCCTGGTGTTCCTGGCCCAGGCGCCGAAGGTGCGGGCGCTGCTCGGGCGCCGCCGCCGTCGGGAAGGGGCCTCGCCGCCGCCGGCAGCACCACCCGCCGCTCCGGTCGAGGCCGCACCCGCCGAGACGACTGCCACCGAGACCACGGGGACCTCCCGGTGA